In Kitasatospora fiedleri, a single window of DNA contains:
- a CDS encoding Hsp20/alpha crystallin family protein gives MLLRTDPFRELDRLTQQFVNTAGTWSRPTPMPMDAYRTGDEYVICFDLPGVDPQAIDIDVERNMVTVKAERRPHQEGEGVKWELSERPLGVFSRQVMLSDTLDPAGISADYDAGVLTLKIPVAERAKPRKIAIGHTGDRKQIRA, from the coding sequence ATGCTGCTGCGCACTGACCCGTTCCGCGAGCTGGACCGACTGACCCAGCAGTTCGTCAACACGGCCGGCACCTGGTCCCGGCCGACCCCGATGCCGATGGACGCGTACCGCACCGGCGACGAGTACGTGATCTGCTTCGACCTGCCGGGGGTGGACCCGCAGGCGATCGACATCGACGTCGAGCGGAACATGGTGACCGTCAAGGCCGAGCGCCGCCCGCACCAGGAGGGCGAGGGCGTGAAGTGGGAGCTGTCCGAGCGCCCGCTCGGCGTGTTCTCCCGGCAGGTCATGCTCTCCGACACCCTCGACCCCGCCGGGATCAGCGCCGACTACGACGCCGGCGTACTGACCCTGAAGATCCCGGTCGCCGAGCGGGCCAAGCCCCGCAAGATCGCCATCGGCCACACCGGCGACCGCAAGCAGATCCGGGCCTGA
- a CDS encoding DUF2267 domain-containing protein produces the protein MTLRWEAFLDKVRERGEYGTPQEAERAARVVLALLGAHLVGDVRAELAARLPETMALILLNPLPAAEPLGPDRFVRATAAWIEGATEATALWDVGAVLSTVADAAGEDLTGRILLQLPPGYDLLFGRPTAGERP, from the coding sequence ATGACTCTTCGATGGGAGGCGTTCCTGGACAAGGTCCGGGAGCGCGGCGAGTACGGCACCCCGCAGGAGGCGGAGCGCGCGGCCCGGGTCGTCCTGGCCCTGCTGGGCGCCCACCTGGTCGGCGACGTCCGCGCCGAACTGGCCGCCCGCCTGCCGGAGACGATGGCCCTGATTCTGCTCAACCCGCTGCCCGCCGCCGAGCCGCTCGGCCCGGACCGCTTCGTCCGCGCGACCGCCGCCTGGATCGAGGGCGCCACCGAGGCCACGGCCCTGTGGGACGTCGGCGCCGTCCTGTCCACGGTGGCCGACGCCGCCGGCGAGGACCTCACCGGGCGCATCCTGCTCCAACTGCCGCCCGGCTACGACCTGTTGTTCGGCCGCCCGACCGCAGGCGAACGACCCTGA
- a CDS encoding DUF2267 domain-containing protein, which produces MTRYRHLLQQVRDFGRYSSDEEAERVLDAVLSVLGSQLTGDERRDLAAVLPERARAVLTAQIPLPRPVAAPAFVETLAHTLGTSLTTARWDASSVLAALTTLTDAPLTDRLLAHLPRGYALLFGRADLAAA; this is translated from the coding sequence ATGACCCGTTACCGCCACCTCCTCCAGCAGGTCCGCGACTTCGGCCGCTACTCCAGCGACGAGGAAGCCGAACGCGTCCTCGACGCCGTCCTGTCCGTCCTGGGCTCCCAGCTCACCGGAGACGAACGCCGCGACCTCGCCGCGGTCCTGCCCGAGCGGGCCCGCGCCGTCCTCACCGCCCAGATCCCGCTGCCCCGCCCCGTCGCCGCCCCCGCCTTCGTCGAAACGCTCGCCCACACCCTGGGCACCAGCCTCACCACCGCCCGCTGGGACGCCTCCTCCGTCCTGGCCGCCCTCACCACCCTCACCGACGCCCCCCTCACCGACCGCCTCCTCGCCCACCTGCCCCGCGGCTACGCCCTGCTGTTCGGCCGCGCCGACCTGGCCGCGGCCTGA
- a CDS encoding YkvA family protein, which translates to MDEGTSTLVWVAGAALVAATVVAAVVLVVKLVRTKRLLADTGIPMSKKVLFWGAIVYLISPVDLLPDPILFDDLGVLLLALRSLGKAVPKEAVQGAVHRTARRAARRDRRP; encoded by the coding sequence ATGGACGAGGGGACGAGCACGCTGGTGTGGGTCGCCGGCGCGGCGCTGGTGGCGGCGACGGTGGTCGCGGCGGTCGTGCTGGTGGTCAAACTGGTGCGCACCAAGCGGCTGTTGGCCGACACCGGCATCCCGATGTCGAAGAAGGTGCTGTTCTGGGGAGCGATCGTCTACCTGATCTCCCCGGTGGACCTGCTGCCCGACCCGATCCTGTTCGACGACCTCGGCGTCCTGCTGCTGGCCCTGCGCTCGCTCGGCAAGGCCGTCCCCAAGGAAGCCGTCCAGGGGGCCGTCCACCGCACCGCCCGCCGCGCGGCCCGCCGCGACCGCCGACCGTGA
- a CDS encoding lycopene cyclase family protein, protein MRRAAEAEPLRLVVIGGGAAGLSLAHWLVRQDLEGRPGGPRFDVTVIEAPEGPLRPAPRTWCFWDDGPGEYDEAVLAQWSRLRITGPDGSTVEAAPAPLRYRMLRSTAFEELVHARLAAHPRARVLRATVHQVRARPDGRPGARVRAEDAAGRPLTLDAGHVFDSRPPTRLPPARTTLLQHFRGWFVRTARPSFDPGTAHLMDFRVPQPAHGLGFGYVLPLAPDRALVEYTEFSRHPLTVPGYERALHGYARQVLGLDEFTVEEVEQGVIPMTDGRFPRRVGPAHVRIGTAGGATRPATGYAFAAVQRQSRAIAAALGRSTAPGRPAPAPAPHGRRALAMDAVLLRALDTGRVDGPRFFTDLFRRTPAEQVLRFLDGGSTPVEELRIGLRCPVGPMLRSAAELPLLPRRTPPGARPEPAPDPREDDR, encoded by the coding sequence TTGAGAAGAGCCGCGGAGGCCGAGCCGCTCCGGCTGGTCGTCATCGGCGGCGGAGCCGCCGGACTCAGCCTGGCCCACTGGCTGGTCAGACAGGACCTGGAGGGCCGCCCCGGCGGCCCGCGGTTCGACGTGACCGTCATCGAGGCACCGGAGGGCCCGCTGCGCCCGGCGCCGCGGACCTGGTGCTTCTGGGACGACGGCCCGGGGGAGTACGACGAGGCCGTCCTCGCCCAGTGGTCCCGGCTGCGGATCACCGGCCCGGACGGGAGCACCGTCGAGGCGGCGCCCGCCCCGCTGCGCTACCGGATGCTGCGCTCCACCGCCTTCGAGGAACTGGTGCACGCCCGCCTCGCCGCCCACCCCCGGGCCAGGGTCCTGCGGGCCACGGTGCACCAGGTGCGGGCCCGGCCGGACGGGCGCCCCGGCGCCCGGGTGCGTGCCGAGGACGCGGCGGGCCGGCCGCTCACCCTCGACGCCGGACACGTCTTCGACTCCAGGCCGCCCACCCGGCTCCCCCCGGCCCGCACCACCCTGCTCCAGCACTTCCGCGGCTGGTTCGTGCGCACCGCCCGCCCGAGCTTCGACCCCGGCACGGCCCACCTGATGGACTTCCGCGTCCCGCAGCCCGCCCACGGCCTCGGCTTCGGCTACGTGCTGCCGCTGGCCCCCGACCGCGCCCTGGTGGAGTACACCGAGTTCTCCCGGCACCCGCTGACCGTCCCCGGGTACGAGCGCGCCCTGCACGGCTACGCCCGGCAGGTGCTGGGCCTGGACGAGTTCACGGTCGAGGAGGTCGAGCAGGGCGTCATCCCGATGACCGACGGCCGCTTCCCCCGCCGGGTCGGCCCCGCGCACGTGCGGATCGGTACGGCCGGCGGCGCCACCCGCCCCGCCACGGGGTACGCCTTCGCCGCCGTCCAGCGGCAGAGCCGCGCCATCGCCGCCGCCCTCGGCCGGTCGACGGCACCGGGCCGCCCCGCGCCGGCACCCGCGCCCCACGGACGTCGGGCCCTGGCCATGGACGCCGTCCTGCTGCGCGCCCTGGACACCGGCCGCGTCGACGGGCCCCGGTTCTTCACCGACCTGTTCCGCCGCACCCCCGCCGAGCAGGTGCTGCGCTTCCTGGACGGCGGCAGCACGCCCGTCGAGGAGCTGCGCATCGGCCTGCGCTGCCCCGTCGGCCCCATGCTGCGGTCGGCCGCCGAACTGCCCCTGCTGCCGCGCCGGACTCCGCCCGGCGCCCGCCCCGAACCCGCCCCGGACCCCCGTGAGGACGACCGTTGA
- a CDS encoding DUF5914 domain-containing protein codes for MRLRRGPGWARQEPSWRAARPALIAAALERAAARPAGNWFVVGRAGVAGGGRPCGRLVGGAEVVLWRDAAGALRAGAGSCPHLGAPLKDSRVVCGTLVCHWHGLALNGGPVAGWEPYPVHEDGVLAWVRLDAVGGGEPTERPVAVARPEARGAVTAVYTGLGRCEPADVVANRLDPWHGSWFHPYSFVDLAVVETPEGAGEDRFVVDVSFRVAGRLVVPVRAVFTAPGPRTVVMRIVEGEGEGSVVETHATPLTGPSSPAPRTAVVEAVIAASGRRGFAAARALAPALRPLMRRAAARLWRDDLAYAERRWALRSTGRFPG; via the coding sequence CTGCGGCTGCGCCGGGGCCCGGGCTGGGCGCGGCAGGAGCCGTCGTGGCGGGCGGCGCGGCCCGCGCTGATCGCCGCCGCGCTCGAACGGGCGGCGGCCCGGCCCGCCGGGAACTGGTTCGTCGTCGGCCGCGCCGGGGTCGCCGGCGGCGGTCGGCCGTGCGGGCGGCTGGTCGGCGGCGCGGAGGTGGTGCTGTGGCGGGACGCGGCGGGGGCGCTGCGGGCCGGGGCGGGGAGCTGCCCGCACCTGGGCGCGCCGCTGAAGGACAGCCGGGTGGTGTGCGGCACGCTGGTGTGCCACTGGCACGGCCTGGCCCTGAACGGCGGTCCGGTGGCGGGCTGGGAGCCCTACCCGGTGCACGAGGACGGGGTGCTGGCGTGGGTGCGGCTGGACGCCGTGGGCGGCGGGGAGCCCACCGAGCGGCCGGTGGCGGTGGCGCGGCCGGAGGCGCGGGGGGCGGTCACGGCGGTGTACACGGGGCTGGGCCGGTGCGAGCCCGCGGACGTGGTGGCCAACCGCCTGGACCCGTGGCACGGCTCCTGGTTCCACCCCTACTCGTTCGTGGACCTCGCGGTGGTGGAGACGCCGGAGGGCGCCGGGGAGGACCGGTTCGTGGTCGACGTGTCCTTCCGGGTGGCCGGGCGGCTGGTGGTGCCGGTGCGGGCGGTCTTCACCGCGCCCGGGCCGCGCACCGTCGTCATGCGGATCGTCGAGGGCGAGGGGGAGGGTTCGGTGGTGGAGACCCACGCCACCCCGCTGACCGGCCCCTCCTCCCCCGCGCCGCGCACCGCGGTGGTGGAGGCCGTCATCGCCGCCTCGGGGCGGCGCGGCTTCGCCGCGGCCCGGGCGCTCGCCCCGGCGCTGCGGCCGCTGATGCGCCGGGCCGCGGCCCGGCTGTGGCGGGACGACCTGGCCTACGCGGAGCGCCGCTGGGCGCTGCGCAGCACCGGCCGCTTCCCCGGCTGA
- the crtI gene encoding phytoene desaturase family protein encodes MSRAVPSADHVVVVGAGLAGLSAACHLVGAGRRVTVVERDGEPGGRAGRIRRGGYLFDTGPTVLTMPELADEAFAAVGTSLRAHVDLLPLHPAYRARFADGSALDVHTDAQAMEAEVARFAGAREAAGYRELRHWLTRLYRAQMRRFIDTNFDSPWQLLNPDLARLAALGGFGRLAPRIGRHLRDERLQRVFSFQSLYAGVAPARALAAYAVIAYMDTVAGVWFPRGGMHALPRAMADAAAAAGAEFRYGSTVTGLERRGGRVTAVVTDRGRIACDAVVLTPDLPVAYRLLGRAPRRALPLRFSPSAVVLHLGTDRTWPELAHHTLSFGHAWERTFDELTRTGSLMTDPSLLITRPTGTDPSLAPAGRHTHYVLAPVPNTAVGPGAAAWGDLAPGYRRHLLDTLERRGLTGLGASVEEECLVTPADWTARGHAAGTPFSAAHTFAQTGPFRPRNLVRGLENVVLAGCGTTPGVGVPTVLISGKLAAARITGPARPGPARRRPPSASAAPPGPDAASVPSSTPSSTSTPTAGAPHDGP; translated from the coding sequence GTGAGCCGGGCCGTGCCGTCGGCCGATCACGTCGTCGTGGTCGGGGCGGGCCTGGCCGGGCTGTCCGCCGCCTGCCACCTGGTCGGCGCGGGGCGGCGGGTGACCGTCGTCGAACGGGACGGGGAGCCCGGTGGGCGGGCCGGGCGAATCCGGCGCGGCGGGTACCTGTTCGACACCGGGCCGACCGTGCTGACCATGCCCGAGCTCGCCGACGAGGCGTTCGCGGCGGTGGGCACCTCGCTGCGCGCGCACGTCGACCTGCTGCCGCTGCACCCCGCCTACCGGGCCCGGTTCGCGGACGGCAGCGCGCTGGACGTGCACACCGACGCGCAGGCGATGGAGGCCGAGGTGGCGCGGTTCGCCGGCGCGCGGGAGGCGGCGGGCTACCGGGAGCTGCGCCACTGGCTCACCCGGCTCTACCGGGCGCAGATGCGGCGCTTCATCGACACCAACTTCGACTCGCCGTGGCAGCTGCTCAATCCCGACCTGGCGCGGCTGGCCGCCCTGGGCGGGTTCGGCCGGCTCGCCCCGCGGATCGGGCGCCACCTGCGCGACGAGCGGCTGCAACGGGTCTTCTCGTTCCAGTCCCTGTACGCGGGGGTGGCGCCGGCCCGGGCGCTGGCCGCCTACGCGGTGATCGCCTACATGGACACCGTGGCCGGGGTGTGGTTCCCGCGCGGGGGCATGCACGCGCTGCCCCGGGCGATGGCCGACGCCGCCGCCGCGGCGGGCGCCGAGTTCCGGTACGGGAGCACCGTCACCGGCCTGGAACGCCGGGGCGGCCGGGTCACGGCCGTGGTCACGGACCGCGGGCGGATCGCCTGCGACGCGGTCGTGCTGACCCCCGACCTGCCGGTGGCGTACCGGCTGCTGGGGCGGGCTCCGCGGCGGGCGCTGCCGCTGCGGTTCTCGCCCTCGGCGGTCGTGCTGCACCTGGGCACCGACCGGACCTGGCCCGAGCTGGCCCACCACACCCTGTCCTTCGGCCACGCCTGGGAGCGGACCTTCGACGAACTGACCCGCACCGGCAGCCTGATGACGGACCCTTCGCTGCTGATCACCCGGCCGACCGGCACCGATCCGTCGCTGGCCCCGGCCGGCCGGCACACCCACTACGTGCTGGCGCCGGTGCCCAACACCGCCGTCGGCCCGGGTGCCGCGGCCTGGGGCGACCTCGCGCCGGGCTACCGCCGGCACCTGCTCGACACCCTGGAGCGGCGCGGGCTGACCGGGCTCGGCGCGTCCGTCGAGGAGGAGTGCCTGGTGACCCCGGCCGACTGGACCGCCCGGGGGCACGCGGCGGGCACCCCGTTCTCGGCGGCCCACACCTTCGCGCAGACCGGCCCGTTCCGGCCGCGCAACCTGGTGCGTGGCCTGGAGAACGTGGTGCTCGCCGGTTGCGGCACCACGCCCGGGGTCGGCGTGCCGACCGTCCTGATCAGCGGGAAGCTCGCCGCCGCCCGGATCACCGGCCCGGCCCGCCCCGGCCCGGCCCGCCGCCGCCCGCCATCGGCGTCCGCCGCGCCGCCCGGCCCGGACGCGGCGTCGGTCCCGTCCTCGACCCCGTCCTCGACCTCGACCCCGACGGCAGGAGCACCGCATGACGGCCCGTGA
- a CDS encoding polyprenyl synthetase family protein, whose protein sequence is MVGGARVRGAGRAGRGRAGHGGRAGAAADVRARPGRRDGRFGDAPRPSGPARGRGRPVRAGGGRAGAADLGAAAGVLAGDLALVWADDLAAAARSELREPQRQQVREVWSDLRMEMVAGQYLDVHGQVTGSRAPARAIRVAELKSAMYSVERPVHLGAVLAGARPEQVEALRRAGRCAGVAFQFKDDLDGVFGDPARTGKPCGDDVRAGKPTYLFAVARARAVARRDRASSEVLGRYLGDPELDEAALDRVREALVATGARAAVQSRIERLSARSTEYLERARPLAPGAERLAALLRATAGLPPVGAGGAGGAR, encoded by the coding sequence GTGGTGGGCGGTGCGCGCGTGCGGGGGGCCGGACGTGCCGGTCGGGGCCGCGCTGGCCACGGGGGCCGCGCTGGAGCTGCTGCAGACGTGCGCGCTCGTCCAGGACGACGTGATGGACGGTTCGGCGACGCGCCGCGGCCGTCGGGCCCTGCACGTGGACGTGGCCGCCCAGTACGCGCCGGGGGTGGGCGAGCGGGGGCCGCGGACCTCGGTGCGGCCGCGGGCGTCCTGGCCGGGGACCTGGCGCTGGTCTGGGCCGACGACCTGGCCGCCGCCGCGCGGTCGGAGCTGCGGGAGCCCCAACGGCAGCAGGTGCGGGAGGTCTGGTCGGACCTGCGGATGGAGATGGTGGCCGGCCAGTACCTCGACGTGCACGGCCAGGTGACCGGGTCGCGTGCGCCGGCCCGGGCGATCCGGGTCGCGGAGCTCAAGAGCGCGATGTACTCGGTGGAGCGGCCGGTCCACCTGGGGGCCGTGCTGGCCGGGGCCCGGCCGGAGCAGGTGGAGGCGCTGCGCCGCGCGGGCCGCTGCGCGGGCGTCGCCTTCCAGTTCAAGGACGACCTGGACGGGGTCTTCGGGGACCCGGCGCGGACCGGCAAGCCCTGCGGCGACGACGTCCGGGCCGGCAAGCCCACCTACCTGTTCGCGGTGGCGCGGGCCCGGGCGGTCGCCCGGCGCGACCGCGCCTCCTCGGAGGTGCTGGGCCGGTACCTGGGCGACCCGGAACTGGACGAGGCCGCGTTGGACCGGGTCCGGGAGGCGCTGGTGGCCACCGGGGCGCGGGCCGCCGTCCAGTCCCGCATCGAGCGGCTCTCCGCGCGCAGCACGGAGTACCTGGAGCGGGCCCGTCCGCTGGCTCCCGGTGCCGAGCGGCTGGCCGCCCTGCTGCGGGCGACCGCCGGGCTGCCGCCCGTCGGCGCGGGCGGCGCGGGGGGTGCGCGGTGA
- a CDS encoding SDR family oxidoreductase, translated as MNISGNTVFIPGSTSGIGLSLALALRDRGNTVVVGGRRAELLERIAAEHPGIDTVLVDAADPASIDAAAKEVLARHPDLNVLVPMAGVMSAENWHSPASFLATAEATVTTNLLGTIRLIAAFVEHLQRQPDATIMTVSSGLAFAPLKATPTYNATKAAVHMLSESVRLQLADTSVKVVELVPPAVRTALMPGHEDNEAAMPLAEFTAEVIGLIEARPDAKEIQVERVKFLRYGEARGDYDRVVAALNPAGDRADGGDRGE; from the coding sequence ATGAACATCTCCGGAAACACCGTCTTCATCCCCGGCTCCACCAGCGGCATCGGGCTGTCGCTCGCACTGGCGCTGCGCGACCGGGGCAACACCGTCGTCGTGGGCGGCCGGCGCGCCGAGCTGCTGGAGCGCATCGCGGCCGAGCACCCCGGCATCGACACCGTGCTGGTGGACGCCGCCGACCCGGCGAGCATCGACGCGGCGGCGAAGGAGGTCCTCGCCCGCCACCCCGACCTGAACGTCCTGGTGCCGATGGCCGGGGTGATGAGCGCCGAGAACTGGCACAGCCCCGCGTCGTTCCTGGCCACCGCCGAGGCCACGGTCACCACGAACCTGCTCGGCACGATCCGGCTGATCGCGGCGTTCGTCGAACACCTCCAGCGGCAGCCGGACGCCACGATCATGACCGTCTCGTCCGGTCTGGCGTTCGCTCCGCTGAAGGCCACCCCGACGTACAACGCGACGAAGGCCGCCGTCCACATGCTCAGCGAGTCCGTCCGGCTGCAGCTCGCCGACACCTCCGTCAAGGTCGTGGAGCTGGTGCCCCCGGCCGTCCGCACCGCCCTCATGCCCGGGCACGAGGACAACGAGGCGGCCATGCCGCTGGCGGAGTTCACCGCGGAGGTGATCGGACTGATCGAGGCCCGGCCCGACGCGAAGGAGATCCAGGTGGAGCGCGTGAAGTTCCTGCGCTACGGGGAGGCCCGCGGCGACTACGACCGGGTCGTCGCCGCGCTCAACCCCGCCGGGGACCGGGCCGACGGAGGGGACCGGGGGGAGTAG
- a CDS encoding helix-turn-helix transcriptional regulator produces the protein MDRAALADFLRRRREALRPEDVGLPLGARRRAPGLRREEVASLAVMSTDYYTRLEQRRAPQPSAHILSALARALRLTGDERDYLYRIAGHNAPAARSASPHVAPALLRVLDRLADTPALVLSDLGETLVQNGLAAALFGDASHLTGPARSAIYRWFTDPSARLLYPEPDRDRQSRAQVASLRAAYGVRGPRSTAGELVRALSRASEEFADLWARHEVARRFEDHKTLVHPEVGPIEVDCQALFTEDQSQVLLVLTAAPRSESEEKLRLLAVLGPHRFTAPDRR, from the coding sequence ATGGACCGTGCCGCACTCGCCGACTTCCTGCGCCGCCGCCGCGAGGCACTGCGCCCGGAGGACGTCGGCCTGCCCCTGGGCGCCCGTCGCCGGGCCCCCGGCCTGCGCCGGGAGGAGGTCGCCTCGCTCGCCGTGATGTCGACCGACTACTACACCAGGCTGGAGCAGCGGCGCGCCCCCCAGCCCAGCGCGCACATCCTGTCCGCGCTCGCCCGCGCCCTGCGGCTGACCGGGGACGAACGCGACTACCTGTACCGGATCGCCGGGCACAACGCCCCGGCCGCCCGGTCGGCCTCGCCCCACGTCGCCCCCGCGCTGCTGCGGGTGCTCGACCGCCTCGCCGACACACCGGCGCTGGTCCTCAGCGACCTGGGCGAGACACTGGTGCAGAACGGCCTGGCCGCGGCCCTGTTCGGCGACGCCTCGCACCTGACCGGCCCGGCCCGCAGCGCGATCTACCGCTGGTTCACCGACCCCTCCGCCCGGCTGCTCTACCCCGAGCCGGACCGGGACCGGCAGAGCCGCGCCCAGGTCGCGAGCCTGCGCGCCGCCTACGGCGTCCGCGGCCCGCGATCCACCGCGGGCGAGCTGGTCCGGGCCCTGAGCCGGGCCAGCGAGGAGTTCGCCGACCTGTGGGCGCGCCACGAGGTCGCCCGGCGCTTCGAGGACCACAAGACGCTCGTCCACCCCGAAGTCGGACCGATCGAGGTCGACTGCCAGGCCCTGTTCACCGAGGACCAGTCCCAGGTGCTGCTCGTGCTCACCGCCGCACCCCGCAGCGAGAGCGAGGAGAAGCTCCGCCTGCTCGCCGTCCTGGGACCCCACCGCTTCACCGCACCGGACCGCCGGTGA
- a CDS encoding serine hydrolase gives MRASGADLLRYLRAHLDSRSAALAPALADVQRPRLRLSASGDELCLVWNRRRSGGRDLYFHSGGTRGFTAFVGFCPQGRAAVAALANAGPTLNGRFVQAGYEVLRAAS, from the coding sequence GTGCGGGCGAGCGGCGCCGACCTGCTGCGCTACCTGCGGGCCCACCTCGACTCCCGCTCCGCCGCGCTGGCGCCCGCCCTGGCGGACGTCCAGCGGCCGCGGCTGCGGCTGTCGGCCTCCGGCGACGAGCTGTGCCTGGTGTGGAACCGCCGCCGCTCCGGCGGGCGGGACCTGTACTTCCACTCCGGCGGCACCCGGGGGTTCACGGCCTTCGTCGGCTTCTGCCCGCAGGGGCGGGCCGCGGTGGCGGCGCTGGCCAACGCCGGGCCCACCCTGAACGGGCGGTTCGTCCAGGCGGGCTACGAGGTGCTGCGGGCCGCCTCGTAG
- a CDS encoding DUF6895 family protein: MTDTRVLATAQRLGSRALSWLHSAHRDGLGRIPDSTLIDFADPDNAYKPLGEVALAASLVLRDGVSAPADARAARDLLDGCWAQLREGDLLYERQLHHFTMTDPLETYGHFARAGYRHPALEELLDSLSRLRAAHAEEIRANRRLGVANARRVVGLGHRPDWEALALGTWLGARPEPWAVNWMTGYDITHTVFHLTDWGARPEGLPRPMHDYVRDWLPVWLDVWVEVGQWDLVAELLVVDACIGEPATGRQGWDALAAAQHEDGLLPRDTDPVDEDRERAFLDHQHTAVVAVVAGDVTLARALRATAAV, translated from the coding sequence ATGACCGACACCCGCGTCCTCGCCACCGCGCAGCGGCTCGGCTCCCGCGCGCTGTCCTGGCTGCACTCCGCGCACCGGGACGGCCTCGGGCGGATTCCGGACAGCACCCTGATCGACTTCGCCGATCCCGACAACGCCTACAAACCGCTCGGCGAGGTCGCCCTCGCCGCCTCCCTCGTCCTGCGCGACGGCGTCAGCGCGCCCGCCGACGCCCGCGCCGCACGCGACCTGCTCGACGGCTGCTGGGCGCAGTTGCGCGAGGGCGACCTGCTGTACGAGCGCCAGCTGCACCACTTCACCATGACCGACCCGCTGGAGACCTACGGCCACTTCGCCCGGGCCGGCTACCGGCACCCGGCGCTGGAGGAGCTGCTCGACTCGCTCAGCCGGCTGCGGGCCGCGCACGCCGAGGAGATCCGGGCCAACCGGCGCCTGGGCGTCGCCAACGCCCGGCGGGTCGTCGGGCTCGGCCACCGGCCGGACTGGGAGGCGCTCGCCCTGGGCACCTGGCTCGGCGCCAGGCCGGAGCCCTGGGCCGTGAACTGGATGACCGGGTACGACATCACCCACACCGTCTTCCACCTCACCGACTGGGGCGCCCGCCCGGAGGGCCTCCCCCGGCCGATGCACGACTACGTCCGGGACTGGCTCCCCGTCTGGCTCGACGTCTGGGTGGAGGTCGGGCAGTGGGACCTCGTCGCGGAGCTGCTGGTGGTCGACGCCTGCATCGGCGAGCCGGCCACCGGGCGGCAGGGCTGGGACGCGCTGGCCGCCGCCCAGCACGAGGACGGGCTGCTGCCCCGCGACACCGACCCGGTGGACGAGGACCGCGAGCGGGCGTTCCTGGACCACCAGCACACCGCCGTCGTCGCGGTGGTGGCCGGCGACGTCACGCTGGCCCGGGCGCTGCGGGCGACGGCGGCCGTGTGA
- a CDS encoding VOC family protein: MLTMGSVVLGVADVPRAVAFWTAALGYVPRGEFDEDWAVLLPPHEGGVQLALDRSASPVQEHPRVHLDLYADDAAGQAAEVERLVALGAERVDWDSYPPDPDFVVLADPDGNRFCVIDTAHG, encoded by the coding sequence ATGTTGACGATGGGTTCGGTGGTACTGGGCGTGGCGGACGTGCCGCGGGCGGTGGCGTTCTGGACGGCGGCGCTCGGGTACGTCCCGCGCGGGGAGTTCGACGAGGACTGGGCGGTGCTGCTGCCCCCGCACGAGGGCGGGGTGCAACTGGCCCTGGACCGCAGCGCCAGCCCGGTCCAGGAACACCCGCGGGTCCACCTCGACCTCTACGCGGACGACGCCGCCGGACAGGCCGCCGAGGTGGAACGACTGGTGGCGCTGGGCGCCGAGCGGGTCGACTGGGACAGCTACCCGCCGGACCCGGACTTCGTCGTGCTCGCCGACCCGGACGGCAACCGCTTCTGCGTCATCGACACCGCGCACGGCTGA
- a CDS encoding STAS domain-containing protein translates to MFSVQVTREERGTVLSLCGELDFDSAVQLHEAAGRELARGRGAGPVVADCARLEFCDSSGIGALVELFQRLTAQERVLRLAAVPDPVARLFAMTGLDRLFALHDGVEQALGADAHGRDAVAAGGGAAAPVEERRTP, encoded by the coding sequence GTGTTCTCGGTCCAGGTCACGCGGGAGGAACGGGGCACGGTGCTGTCCCTGTGCGGGGAGCTGGACTTCGACAGCGCGGTGCAGCTGCACGAGGCCGCCGGCCGGGAACTGGCCCGGGGGCGCGGAGCGGGCCCGGTGGTGGCCGACTGCGCACGACTGGAATTCTGCGACTCCTCCGGCATCGGGGCCCTGGTGGAGCTCTTCCAGCGGCTGACGGCGCAGGAGCGGGTGCTGCGGCTGGCCGCGGTCCCGGACCCGGTGGCCCGCCTGTTCGCGATGACGGGCCTGGACCGGCTCTTCGCCCTGCACGACGGCGTCGAGCAGGCCCTCGGCGCGGACGCGCACGGACGTGACGCCGTGGCCGCCGGCGGAGGTGCGGCGGCGCCGGTCGAGGAGAGGCGGACGCCGTGA